The genomic window TTTTGCCCCCTGCCCTTCTGCTTGATCCCCTACTGCAACAGTGGTTGCTAGAAGATATTGGACGGGGCGATCGAACGACTCAATCTCTCTTTATCCCAGGCTTGACCTCAGAACCTCCAACGGGGATGGCTCAATGGATTGTCAAAGAACCGGGTGTCATTGCCGGGCTACCGATTGCGGCGCGGGTCTTTCAACTGCTGGATGCTCAGGTTCAGTTCACTCCCACTGCCACTGAGGGGGAATGGTGCGATCGGGGCAGAGTGGTCGCTCAAATCAGCGGCTCAATGGCAGCACTCCTGACGGGCGAACGGGTAGCTCTCAATCTGGCGATGCGGTTAAGCGGCATTGCGACCACAACTTACAAATATGTGGCGACGATCGCAGATCTGCCGACCCAACTCGTGGATACGCGCAAAACAACACCGGGGCTACGGATTTTGGAGAAGTATGCGACTCAGGTTGGTGGAGCCGTGAATCACCGAATGGGGTTGGATGATGGCGTGATGATCAAAGACAACCACATTGCGGCGGCGGGTGGAATTGGTCAGGCGATTACCCAAATTCGTGCCCGGATTCCCTATCCTCTGACAATCGAAGTGGAAACCGAAAATCTGGCGCAAGTCGAGGAGGCGTTGCAGCATCAGGCAGACATCATCATGCTCGACAATATGTCGCTGGATCTGATGCATCAAGCTGTGCAGTTGATTCGCACCACGCACGATCGCACCAAAATTGAGGCATCGGGCAACATTACCCTGGAAACCATTCGATCGGTTGCTGAAACCGGAGTGGACTATATTTCTAGCAGTGCGCCGATCACGCGATCGACCTGGCTGGATTTGAGTATGCGGCTGAAATAAGCGGCTGAGACAGGCAAAAAAAATTGTGGTTATCACTCTTGGCGTTATCCGCCTGTGATGCGTCCCCTCGTTCAAGAGAACCTGATATCCTTAACCATAACTGCAATAATGACAGGTTCATTGTAGATTTCAGGTGAAGCAGTCTGCTTTGATCACCGCGTTACGAGAACGCATCCAAACGCATCAAACAGACAGGGGGATTTTAAGAAATGATTACTGCATTGATTTTGCTGGTTGCTGTCGCAATTTTGGGTTGGGGGTTCTACCGAGCCAGACCCTTTGGCAAGCTGGGCATTCTCGCTTGGCTACAGTCGGTTGTGCTGATGGCTCCCTGGCTAACCTTCTTTGGTTTATTCACCGCCGGAATTTACTTAAACTTAGCAGGAGTTCTCTTGCTGCTGGTTGGGTCGATCGCCCTCTACATTCTCTTGGGTCGGCAGATCCGCGCAGTTGCGGGTGAAGCAGGGGTTGTCAAACGGGTTTCTATGTCCAGTGAAGATCTGCCGATTGAGGACGCGAATCTCAAGACAAATTCAGCCGATGAAGCGCTGCCCAGTATAGAGACCAGTTTAAAGAGTGAACCCTCTGGTGATGCTTTGCCGTCCACGATCGCCCCGGAAGATCTCCAGGCAATTAAGGGCATTTTTGGGATTGAAACTTTCTTTGCAACTGACACCATTCCCTATCAGGAAGGGGCAATTTTTAAGGGAAATCTCCGAGGTGAAGCTCAGCCCACTTACGATCGACTCGCAGCCAACCTGAAGGAACGCCTCAACGATCGGTTTCGCCTGTTCATGGTGGAGGGATTAGAAGGGAAACCTGCCGTGATTGTGCTGCCAAAAGTAGACCCAAAGCCTGTCACGATTCCGCAGCTCATTTTGTCTCTGGTGCTGATTGTAGCCACGATCGCCACAACACTCGAAACCAGTGGCTTACTGCGAGGCTTCGACTTTTTTGATAACCTGACTCGCTGGCGAGAGGTATTGCCAATTAGTGTCGGGATTTTAGCGGTGTTGGCAGTTCATGAAATTGGGCATCGAGTGTTGGCAAATCGCTATCAAGTTCGGATTAGCCCACCCTTTCTAATTCCAACCTGGCAGATCGGCTCATTTGGTGGTTTCTTTCGCTTTGAGTCTGTTTTGCCGAATCGCACGACATTGTTCGACATTGCTTTTGCCGGACCTGCCGCTGGCGGATTGCTTGCCTTCGTCATGCTGATTGTGGGCTTGCTGCTCTCGCATCCGGGTAGCCTTTT from Trichocoleus sp. includes these protein-coding regions:
- the nadC gene encoding carboxylating nicotinate-nucleotide diphosphorylase, with translation MNAIAVLPPALLLDPLLQQWLLEDIGRGDRTTQSLFIPGLTSEPPTGMAQWIVKEPGVIAGLPIAARVFQLLDAQVQFTPTATEGEWCDRGRVVAQISGSMAALLTGERVALNLAMRLSGIATTTYKYVATIADLPTQLVDTRKTTPGLRILEKYATQVGGAVNHRMGLDDGVMIKDNHIAAAGGIGQAITQIRARIPYPLTIEVETENLAQVEEALQHQADIIMLDNMSLDLMHQAVQLIRTTHDRTKIEASGNITLETIRSVAETGVDYISSSAPITRSTWLDLSMRLK
- a CDS encoding site-2 protease family protein, which produces MITALILLVAVAILGWGFYRARPFGKLGILAWLQSVVLMAPWLTFFGLFTAGIYLNLAGVLLLLVGSIALYILLGRQIRAVAGEAGVVKRVSMSSEDLPIEDANLKTNSADEALPSIETSLKSEPSGDALPSTIAPEDLQAIKGIFGIETFFATDTIPYQEGAIFKGNLRGEAQPTYDRLAANLKERLNDRFRLFMVEGLEGKPAVIVLPKVDPKPVTIPQLILSLVLIVATIATTLETSGLLRGFDFFDNLTRWREVLPISVGILAVLAVHEIGHRVLANRYQVRISPPFLIPTWQIGSFGGFFRFESVLPNRTTLFDIAFAGPAAGGLLAFVMLIVGLLLSHPGSLFQLPTQFFEGSILVGTLARIILGDSVQQSLVDIHPLVMVGWLGLVINAINLMPAGQLDGGRIVQAIYGRKTAGRTTIATLLILGLASLVNPLALYWAVLILFLQRDLERPALNELTEPDDARAALGLLVLFLMAATLLPLTPGLAGRLGIGSSF